The window CTGGACCGGCCTGTTCTCCTGGGAGGAGGGCGCCCCGCGTTCGATGCTCACCGTGGGGATCCTGCTCGCGATCATGATCCTGCCGATCATCACCAACGTGAGCCGCGAGGTCTTCCGCCAGGTCCCGCAGATGCACGAGGAGGCGGCCCTGGCTCTCGGCGCCACGCGCTGGGAGGTCGTCCGCATGTCCGTGCTGCCCTTCGGCCGCTCCGGCGTGATCTCGGCCTCGATGCTGGGCCTCGGCCGCGCGCTGGGCGAGACGATGGCCGTGGCCACCGTGCTCTCCCCCTCCTTCGACATCCAGGCCAGCCTGCTCAACCCGGGCGGCGGCACCTTCGCGCAGAACATCGCCAGCAAGTTCAGTGAGGCGACGGAGTTCGGCCGGGACGCGCTCATCGCGTCCGGTCTGGTCCTGTTCGTCATCACCCTGCTGGTCAACGGCGCGGCCCGGCTGATCATCGCCCGCCGTGCGGAGTACTCGGGGGCCAACGCATGAGCACCGCAGCCGTCAGCCACAAGCGTCACAGCACCCTGCGCGGCGCCAGCCTGCCGAAGTGGTCGCCCTGGGCGATCGCCGCCGGCTCGCTCGCCCTCGGCATCGGCATCTCGCTGGCCGCCGGACTGCACAGCAGCGTCCAGTGGGTCCTGATCGCCGCCGTCCTGTTCGTCCTCGGTACGTACGTGATCGCCGCGCGCGTCGAGGGCCGCCGACAGGCCAAGGACCGCATCGCGACCAGCCTCGTCTGGGTGGCCTTCGTGGTCGCCGTGGTGCCGCTGGTCTCCCTGATCTGGGTGACCGTCGCACGCGGTGTGAAGGTCCTCGACGTCTACTTCCTGACCCACTCGATGGGTGTCGTCGCCGACACCGAGCCCGGCGGCGGCATCTACCACGCCATCATCGGCAGCCTGGAGCAGGTCGGCCTCGCCACCCTGATCGGCGCCCCGATCGGCGTGCTCACCGCGATCTACCTGGTGGAGTACGGGCGGGGCAAGCTCGCCAAGGCGGTCACCTTCTTCGTCGACGTCATGACGGGCATCCCGTCGATCGTCGCGGGTCTGTTCATCCTCAGCCTGATGCTCATCTTCCAGATGCAGCCGTTCGGCTTCGCCGGTTCGCTGGCCCTGGCCATCCTGATGATGCCGGTCGTCGTCCGCTCCACCGAGGAGATGCTCAAGCTCGTCCCGAACGAGCTGCGCGAGGCCTCCCTGGCCCTCGGTGTGCCGAAGTGGCGCACGATCCTGAAGGTGGTCCTGCCGACCTCCATCGGCGGCATCACCACCGGCATCATGCTGGCGGTCGCCCGTATCGCCGGTGAGACCGCGCCCGTGCTGCTGCTGGTCTTCGGCAACCCGTTCATCAACAACAACCCCTTCGAGGGTGCGCAGGCGTCGCTGCCGCTGTACATCTACCAGCAGTTCGCGAACAGCGCGGGTAGCGGTGCGGCGTACGACCGTGCGTGGGCGGCCTCGCTCGCGCTGATCGCCTTCG of the Streptomyces sp. 1222.5 genome contains:
- the pstA gene encoding phosphate ABC transporter permease PstA: MSTAAVSHKRHSTLRGASLPKWSPWAIAAGSLALGIGISLAAGLHSSVQWVLIAAVLFVLGTYVIAARVEGRRQAKDRIATSLVWVAFVVAVVPLVSLIWVTVARGVKVLDVYFLTHSMGVVADTEPGGGIYHAIIGSLEQVGLATLIGAPIGVLTAIYLVEYGRGKLAKAVTFFVDVMTGIPSIVAGLFILSLMLIFQMQPFGFAGSLALAILMMPVVVRSTEEMLKLVPNELREASLALGVPKWRTILKVVLPTSIGGITTGIMLAVARIAGETAPVLLLVFGNPFINNNPFEGAQASLPLYIYQQFANSAGSGAAYDRAWAASLALIAFVMILNLLARGIARWKAPKTGR